One Bacillus sp. FJAT-52991 genomic region harbors:
- a CDS encoding YaiI/YqxD family protein translates to MVKILIDADGCPVVNETCKVAKQFDFPVLIFCDTAHNMTREGAETITVSKGADAVDFVLVNRVEKGDLVVTQDYGLAAMVLAKKGAAIDQNGRSYTAENIDQLLHSRHTAKKIRQAGGRLKGPKKRRKEDNAIFEKCLIAWCEQQQ, encoded by the coding sequence TTGGTGAAAATATTAATTGATGCGGATGGGTGCCCAGTGGTTAATGAGACATGCAAGGTGGCCAAGCAGTTTGATTTTCCTGTGCTGATTTTTTGTGACACTGCACATAATATGACACGTGAAGGAGCAGAAACGATTACGGTATCAAAAGGGGCAGATGCAGTAGATTTTGTGCTCGTCAACCGGGTAGAAAAAGGGGACCTTGTGGTGACGCAAGACTACGGTTTAGCTGCGATGGTACTCGCGAAAAAAGGTGCGGCAATCGATCAAAACGGACGAAGCTATACAGCGGAAAATATTGATCAATTGCTACATAGCCGGCACACGGCAAAGAAAATTCGCCAAGCAGGTGGTCGGTTAAAGGGGCCGAAAAAGCGTCGAAAAGAAGATAATGCGATATTCGAGAAGTGTTTAATCGCTTGGTGTGAGCAGCAACAATAA
- the murB gene encoding UDP-N-acetylmuramate dehydrogenase, whose protein sequence is MTDYRQFYDKLQTVVNKKHVHLDEYLKNHTYTRLGGKADLFVTPSTYEEVQQVVKFANENDIPLTLLGNGSNLIVRDGGIRGIVINLEFLNKIYVSEDNMLVAQSGAAIIEASREALKAKLTGLEFACGIPGSVGGALFMNAGAYGGEIKDVLDYAIVISREGELLKLAAADLDLSYRTSNIPTNRYIVLEAGFKLKAGNYDEIKAVMDDLTNRRETMQPLEYPSCGSVFKRPPGYYAGKLIQDSGLQGTRIGGAEVSTKHAGFIVNIDNATANDYITLIKHVQKTVKEKFNVDLEREVKIIGENE, encoded by the coding sequence GTGACTGATTATCGTCAATTTTACGATAAACTACAAACTGTGGTGAATAAAAAGCATGTTCACCTTGATGAATATTTAAAAAATCATACGTACACAAGACTAGGTGGCAAGGCAGATTTATTCGTGACGCCATCGACGTATGAAGAGGTACAACAAGTCGTCAAATTCGCTAACGAGAATGACATCCCATTGACGCTGCTCGGCAATGGCTCGAACTTAATTGTAAGAGATGGCGGCATTCGCGGCATCGTCATTAATTTGGAGTTTTTAAACAAAATTTATGTTTCAGAGGATAATATGCTTGTGGCTCAAAGTGGAGCAGCGATTATTGAGGCCTCTAGAGAAGCGTTGAAGGCGAAGTTAACTGGACTTGAATTCGCTTGCGGCATTCCCGGTTCAGTCGGTGGTGCGTTATTTATGAATGCCGGAGCATACGGCGGCGAGATTAAAGATGTATTGGATTATGCGATCGTCATTAGCCGCGAAGGCGAACTGTTAAAGCTTGCAGCGGCCGATCTTGATTTGTCCTACCGGACAAGTAACATCCCAACGAATAGATATATCGTGCTTGAGGCTGGATTTAAGTTGAAGGCCGGAAACTACGACGAGATCAAAGCCGTTATGGATGACTTAACGAACCGAAGAGAGACGATGCAGCCGCTTGAATACCCATCTTGTGGTAGCGTCTTTAAACGCCCACCTGGATACTATGCAGGGAAGCTGATCCAAGATAGTGGCCTACAAGGAACGAGAATTGGCGGTGCCGAAGTCTCAACAAAGCATGCTGGCTTCATTGTCAACATCGACAACGCCACAGCCAATGACTATATCACGCTGATCAAGCACGTCCAAAAGACCGTGAAGGAAAAATTCAACGTAGACTTAGAACGCGAAGTAAAAATTATCGGAGAAAATGAATAA
- a CDS encoding histidine kinase: MKKKMTFMVPIMIVVAILAMWMLEKDYPMIDLQTRLLITAGAASLSGLISLFLLGNNEEKIDPPPTKKK, encoded by the coding sequence ATGAAGAAGAAAATGACTTTTATGGTGCCAATTATGATCGTTGTAGCGATCCTAGCAATGTGGATGTTAGAGAAGGATTATCCGATGATTGATTTACAAACGCGCCTTTTAATTACCGCTGGTGCCGCCAGTTTATCAGGTCTCATCTCCTTATTTTTACTAGGCAACAATGAGGAAAAAATTGACCCTCCGCCAACTAAAAAGAAATAG
- a CDS encoding cytochrome-c oxidase, with amino-acid sequence MAVKFIKISVVYFALGVLLGYYMSIQHTYTLKGVHVHLLLLGWAAFMFAGVIYYLFPSLTFGKIAKVHYWLHNIGLPIMMIALTFLLTTKNEAFTPWVALGSTLTVLGILLFTYNILANLKTIPK; translated from the coding sequence ATGGCTGTTAAATTCATCAAGATTTCTGTTGTGTATTTTGCTTTGGGGGTTTTGCTTGGCTATTATATGTCCATTCAGCACACGTATACGTTAAAGGGAGTTCATGTTCACTTGCTTTTACTAGGTTGGGCGGCGTTCATGTTTGCGGGTGTTATTTATTATCTATTTCCGTCACTTACATTTGGAAAGATCGCCAAAGTCCACTATTGGTTGCACAACATCGGTCTTCCTATTATGATGATCGCCTTAACCTTTCTGCTCACCACAAAAAATGAAGCCTTCACACCTTGGGTAGCACTAGGATCCACACTAACCGTACTCGGCATTCTCCTCTTCACTTATAACATACTGGCTAATTTGAAAACCATACCAAAATAG
- a CDS encoding purine-cytosine permease family protein, which yields MVEILKPHEEKKDDFALEKVPVEGRSMGWLSITNVTLGVATAMLFIQMGSLMAIQFGAVNALIAEVYATIVAGVLGIGICYYAAKSGLNVNLMARGGGFGYFGASITSLIYATNFIMYCAIEGSIMAAAVHEYVSFIPIWGLMVFFGLIVIPLNWFGIKQLDKLQKWSLPLFVVLLGAGFFLVSKHSTFEGSIWAFLPEGGGVGGASLLACIGIMNGLVGIMALLVSDYARFIKKEEFTIGVLAVGFLPQLVCFLVMGSIGVWFGVQMGEENPGIYFVQILGIGGALFTILTQLRINITNLYSSSLSLANFFENVFNFKPSRNFWVVFTSIMAIVLMLGGVLNHIGSLLTFQGVFLLSWAAVLLSDAIVVKRMLKIGPRYFEHRQEYLYAWNPVGVGSLIIASIVGSIAAFGYMGIFLQNIAAFFAAILAFILTVVLAVATKGKYYSKKTAEDIGTDEYIA from the coding sequence ATGGTTGAAATTTTAAAGCCTCATGAGGAGAAGAAGGATGATTTTGCTTTAGAGAAAGTACCGGTTGAGGGGCGGTCGATGGGGTGGTTAAGCATTACTAATGTCACTTTAGGGGTAGCGACAGCGATGCTTTTCATTCAAATGGGCAGTTTAATGGCGATTCAATTTGGGGCAGTCAATGCATTAATTGCTGAAGTGTATGCAACGATTGTGGCTGGAGTATTAGGAATAGGTATTTGTTATTATGCAGCAAAGTCTGGCTTGAACGTTAATTTAATGGCTAGGGGTGGGGGCTTTGGCTATTTTGGTGCATCAATTACTTCATTAATATATGCCACTAATTTTATTATGTATTGTGCGATTGAAGGGTCGATTATGGCAGCGGCCGTTCATGAGTACGTGTCTTTCATCCCGATTTGGGGGTTGATGGTGTTCTTCGGCTTGATCGTGATTCCGCTTAACTGGTTTGGCATTAAACAATTGGATAAGCTACAGAAATGGTCATTGCCGCTGTTTGTTGTACTGCTTGGTGCGGGTTTTTTCCTCGTTTCGAAACATTCCACTTTTGAAGGAAGTATATGGGCATTTCTTCCAGAAGGAGGAGGAGTGGGCGGAGCTTCGTTGCTTGCTTGTATCGGAATTATGAATGGACTTGTTGGCATCATGGCACTACTCGTTTCTGATTATGCGAGATTTATTAAAAAAGAGGAGTTTACCATTGGGGTGTTGGCGGTTGGTTTTTTGCCGCAGCTTGTTTGTTTCTTAGTGATGGGGAGCATTGGCGTTTGGTTTGGTGTGCAAATGGGGGAAGAGAATCCAGGTATTTATTTCGTACAAATTCTTGGGATTGGCGGTGCGCTATTTACCATTTTAACGCAATTGCGAATTAATATAACGAACTTGTACAGCAGTTCGTTATCGTTAGCGAATTTTTTTGAAAATGTCTTCAATTTTAAGCCGAGTCGGAACTTTTGGGTCGTCTTTACATCGATTATGGCCATCGTTTTAATGTTAGGTGGGGTGTTAAATCATATTGGAAGTTTGCTCACTTTCCAAGGCGTGTTTCTTTTATCGTGGGCAGCGGTTCTTTTGTCAGATGCCATAGTGGTGAAGAGGATGTTGAAAATTGGACCAAGATACTTTGAACATCGGCAAGAGTATTTATACGCTTGGAATCCGGTGGGCGTTGGTTCTCTTATTATCGCCAGCATTGTCGGGTCGATCGCGGCTTTCGGATATATGGGTATCTTCCTGCAAAACATCGCTGCCTTCTTCGCTGCCATACTTGCCTTCATTCTAACCGTGGTGCTAGCGGTCGCGACAAAAGGTAAATACTACAGCAAAAAAACAGCCGAAGACATCGGTACAGATGAATATATAGCTTAG